In a genomic window of Halobiforma lacisalsi AJ5:
- a CDS encoding mRNA surveillance protein pelota: protein MQIKDREPLEGGRERVTVVPESVDDLWHLQYVLEPGDRVAGDTTRRIQRNDDQIRDTGGEREHMWVAIAAEDIEFHKFANRLRVGGEIVACSREDQLGFHHTLNVEERDEISIEKRFKPDQEARLEEAEEATENPDVAIATVEEGQAHVHTVAQYGAEERASITGPTGKGEYARERSELFAELADLLNRQDADAIILAGPGFTKQDAYDYLEDEYPEVAETVTMVDTASVGDRGVHEVLKRGAVADVQQETRIEREAEYIDELTERIAQGAKVAYGPEAVEKAAEFGAIDRLLILDDRLRKERGPEGEWDVDVDGIVRTTEQKGGDVTVFSSEFPPGQQLSNLGGIAALLRYRLD from the coding sequence ATGCAGATCAAAGACCGGGAGCCCCTGGAGGGCGGACGCGAACGGGTCACGGTCGTCCCCGAGAGCGTCGACGACCTCTGGCACCTCCAGTACGTCCTAGAGCCCGGCGACCGCGTCGCCGGCGACACGACCCGGCGGATCCAGCGCAACGACGACCAGATACGCGACACCGGCGGCGAGCGAGAACACATGTGGGTCGCCATCGCCGCCGAAGACATCGAGTTCCACAAGTTCGCCAACCGGCTTCGGGTCGGCGGTGAGATCGTCGCCTGTTCGCGCGAGGACCAACTCGGCTTTCACCACACGTTGAACGTCGAGGAGCGCGACGAGATCTCCATCGAGAAGCGGTTCAAGCCCGACCAGGAGGCCCGCCTCGAGGAGGCCGAAGAGGCCACGGAGAACCCCGACGTTGCGATCGCGACCGTCGAGGAGGGGCAAGCCCACGTCCACACGGTCGCCCAGTACGGGGCCGAGGAGCGGGCGTCGATCACCGGCCCCACCGGCAAGGGGGAGTACGCCCGCGAGCGCTCGGAACTGTTCGCCGAACTGGCCGACCTCCTGAACCGACAGGACGCGGACGCGATCATCCTCGCCGGCCCCGGCTTCACCAAACAGGACGCCTACGACTACCTCGAGGACGAATACCCCGAGGTCGCCGAGACGGTGACGATGGTCGATACGGCAAGCGTCGGCGACCGGGGCGTCCACGAGGTGCTGAAACGCGGCGCGGTCGCGGACGTCCAGCAGGAGACCCGCATCGAGCGCGAGGCCGAGTACATCGACGAACTCACCGAGCGCATCGCCCAGGGTGCGAAGGTCGCGTACGGTCCCGAAGCGGTCGAGAAGGCGGCCGAGTTCGGCGCGATCGACCGACTCCTGATCCTCGACGACCGACTCCGCAAGGAACGCGGCCCCGAGGGCGAGTGGGACGTCGACGTCGACGGGATCGTCCGCACGACCGAGCAGAAAGGCGGCGATGTGACCGTCTTCTCGAGCGAGTTCCCGCCGGGCCAGCAGCTGTCGAACCTGGGCGGTATCGCCGCGCTGTTGCGGTATCGCCTGGATTGA
- a CDS encoding TrmB family transcriptional regulator, with protein MSVDENGAIDAFERLGLTSYEAKVFIALHRLGSGTARDVARVADVPRSQVYSVAESLEARGLVETQQSSPIRYRPVSLEEAEETLRNRFEQERERAFEYVDEVKRESSGEETREDIWTVRGRDRIDDRVVDLISDAEERIVFGTRLPELFTDRIERALEERSSTGTVAIGLSRDDRVRERLEALEGVTVETPATFPETDRRSGRIAIADDGILLSVVDDDGSETAIWSSGSLFASVLIQLIETGEAIPVDPSSSTERSA; from the coding sequence ATGAGCGTCGACGAGAACGGGGCTATCGACGCCTTCGAACGGCTCGGGCTCACGAGCTACGAGGCCAAGGTGTTCATCGCGCTCCACCGCCTCGGCTCCGGGACCGCGCGGGACGTCGCCCGCGTCGCCGACGTCCCGCGGTCACAGGTCTACAGCGTCGCCGAGAGCCTCGAGGCCCGGGGCCTGGTCGAAACCCAGCAGTCGAGCCCGATCCGTTACCGGCCGGTCAGCCTCGAGGAGGCCGAGGAGACGCTGCGCAACCGCTTCGAGCAGGAGCGGGAGCGCGCCTTCGAGTACGTCGACGAGGTCAAACGCGAGTCCAGCGGCGAGGAGACGCGGGAGGACATCTGGACCGTCCGGGGACGGGACCGTATCGACGACCGGGTCGTCGACCTGATCTCGGACGCCGAGGAACGGATCGTCTTCGGAACGCGGCTCCCTGAACTGTTCACGGACCGGATCGAACGGGCACTCGAGGAGCGTTCGAGCACCGGAACCGTCGCCATCGGGCTGAGCCGCGACGACCGGGTCCGCGAGCGATTGGAGGCCCTCGAGGGAGTCACGGTCGAAACGCCCGCGACTTTCCCGGAGACCGACCGGCGATCGGGCCGGATCGCCATCGCGGACGACGGCATTCTGCTGAGCGTGGTCGACGACGACGGCAGCGAGACGGCGATCTGGAGCTCCGGGTCGCTGTTCGCATCGGTACTGATCCAGTTGATCGAGACGGGCGAAGCGATCCCCGTCGACCCATCTTCGTCTACCGAGCGGTCAGCATAG
- a CDS encoding MMPL family transporter, with protein MSLPEQLAGVVTNRSRTVFVVLLLATALVGAGAPMVDDDSSLEQFETDSPEAEAMEEIDDRFVASDEENTTGVQLINREGNVLTRESLLESLEFQQEIRDNESINETLVDEEPITGVENLVAITAITNEEIEDLEERGDDLEERGEELEERSADLEERGEELGQRQAELEATSAELEAGIDEARDLQREYEQLEETYDEDDPEYQQGVDEIEAEYEALLEEVTASADLDDERAAEYEAFADQAREIESQLYGIEQSTDDPESVPEYGELNEQLEGVYAGATTGILEEEYAALEEDSEQLEADQQQLEEDFEEFEADQEALEDDWQELEEDDGRPSLEEQIETLEEIDDEAFEEALDETLSDDDDGGAGLAFMPSDYDPGSTEADARMTSITQETAGESLEMGAAADSDEGVVQAQLDLRELATAHDHDQIVFGAGVITDEIDRSMGDSLAIVSPLALAFVAAALLIAYRDPLDIALGLVGIVAVLVWTFGFMGWTGIAFNQMFVAVPVLLIGLSIDYAIHVFMRHREQRETQRRSDRSAGRDPETGSSAIRSSMTIALAGVGVALVWVTATTAIGFLANLVSPIQPIREFGVVSAVGILAALVVFGGLIPAAKVEIDSLLEDRGYDRHKRAFGTGGGRFSTVLSAGSVAARRIPLALVVAVLLLTAGGVYGASQVDTSFEEEDFLAQSPPDWTENLPAAMAPGEYQAADDLDYINANFQRQDAQAQILVEGDVADGDVLEELEAARNEAADSPVAYTLANGDADVRGPLSVMEETAARNESFNESFEAADTTGDGVPDENVTALYDELFEANEEGARDVLHRTDGGEYDSARLIVATDGEATFAETTDEMRAIAAGLEDGDARVSAIATGDPIVNYIVEQDLFDTVLQSLLVTLVAVFLFLTAAYWLTGNSATLGTVTLLPVAFATSWILGTMYLVGMPFNVLTGMITSLTIGLGVAYSIHVSARYTLELERQGNVWSALDTTVTGTGGALLGSAATTIGGFGTLAFAILPVLRQFGIITALTITYAFLASVVVLPALLVFWTRYFGPDVSFDRRRSRDPTTAASDGGLAVEEADERTDSEGPGDGTEDADRGDRR; from the coding sequence ATGAGCCTCCCGGAGCAACTCGCAGGCGTCGTCACGAACCGTTCCCGAACCGTCTTCGTCGTTCTTCTTTTGGCCACCGCCCTGGTCGGCGCGGGGGCACCGATGGTCGACGACGACTCCTCGCTCGAGCAGTTCGAGACCGACTCGCCCGAGGCCGAGGCGATGGAGGAGATCGACGACCGGTTCGTCGCCAGCGACGAGGAGAACACGACCGGCGTCCAGTTGATAAATAGGGAGGGGAACGTCCTCACCCGCGAGTCGTTGCTCGAGTCCCTCGAGTTCCAGCAGGAGATCAGGGACAACGAGTCGATAAACGAAACGCTCGTCGACGAGGAGCCGATCACCGGCGTCGAGAACCTCGTCGCGATCACGGCGATCACCAACGAGGAGATCGAGGATCTCGAGGAGCGGGGCGATGACCTCGAGGAACGTGGCGAGGAACTCGAAGAACGCAGTGCGGACCTTGAGGAACGCGGCGAGGAACTCGGACAGCGACAGGCCGAACTCGAGGCAACCAGCGCGGAACTCGAGGCCGGGATCGACGAAGCCCGCGACCTCCAGCGCGAGTACGAGCAACTCGAGGAGACCTACGACGAGGACGACCCCGAGTACCAGCAGGGCGTCGACGAGATCGAAGCCGAGTACGAGGCGCTCCTCGAGGAGGTCACTGCCAGCGCCGACCTCGACGACGAGCGGGCGGCCGAGTACGAGGCGTTCGCCGATCAGGCTCGAGAGATCGAGTCGCAACTGTACGGGATCGAGCAGTCGACCGACGACCCCGAGTCGGTGCCCGAGTACGGGGAACTGAACGAGCAACTCGAGGGCGTCTACGCCGGCGCGACGACCGGAATTCTCGAGGAGGAGTACGCGGCCCTCGAGGAGGACTCCGAACAACTGGAAGCGGACCAGCAGCAACTCGAGGAGGACTTCGAGGAGTTCGAAGCGGACCAGGAAGCCCTCGAGGACGACTGGCAGGAACTCGAGGAGGACGACGGGCGACCGTCACTCGAGGAGCAGATCGAGACCCTGGAGGAGATCGACGACGAGGCGTTCGAGGAGGCACTCGACGAGACGCTCTCGGACGACGACGATGGGGGCGCGGGGCTGGCCTTCATGCCCTCCGATTACGACCCCGGCTCGACCGAGGCCGACGCCCGGATGACCTCGATCACCCAGGAGACCGCCGGCGAGAGCCTCGAGATGGGTGCGGCCGCCGACAGCGACGAGGGAGTCGTCCAGGCCCAACTCGACCTGCGGGAGCTGGCGACGGCACACGATCACGACCAGATCGTCTTCGGCGCGGGCGTCATCACCGACGAGATCGACCGCTCGATGGGTGACAGCCTCGCGATCGTGAGTCCGCTCGCGCTGGCGTTCGTCGCCGCGGCGCTGCTGATCGCCTATCGGGACCCGCTGGACATCGCTCTCGGACTGGTCGGGATCGTAGCAGTACTCGTCTGGACGTTCGGCTTCATGGGCTGGACCGGGATCGCGTTCAACCAGATGTTCGTCGCGGTGCCCGTCCTGTTGATCGGGCTTTCGATCGACTACGCGATCCACGTGTTCATGCGCCACCGGGAACAGCGGGAGACACAGCGCAGGTCCGACCGGTCCGCGGGACGCGATCCCGAAACCGGCTCGAGCGCGATCCGGAGTTCGATGACGATCGCCCTCGCCGGCGTCGGCGTCGCGCTGGTCTGGGTTACCGCGACCACCGCGATCGGCTTCCTCGCGAACCTCGTCAGCCCGATCCAGCCCATCCGCGAGTTCGGCGTCGTCAGCGCCGTCGGCATCCTCGCGGCGCTCGTCGTCTTCGGCGGGCTGATCCCCGCCGCGAAGGTCGAGATCGACTCGCTGCTCGAGGACCGGGGCTACGACCGCCACAAGCGGGCGTTCGGGACCGGCGGCGGCCGGTTCAGTACCGTCCTCTCGGCGGGATCGGTTGCGGCGCGTCGGATCCCGCTCGCCCTCGTCGTGGCCGTCCTGTTGCTCACCGCCGGCGGCGTCTACGGCGCGAGCCAGGTCGACACCAGCTTCGAGGAGGAGGACTTCCTCGCGCAGAGTCCGCCCGACTGGACCGAGAACCTGCCCGCGGCGATGGCACCCGGCGAGTACCAGGCCGCCGACGACCTGGACTACATCAACGCCAACTTCCAGCGCCAGGACGCACAGGCTCAGATCCTCGTCGAGGGCGACGTGGCCGACGGCGACGTCCTCGAGGAACTCGAGGCGGCCCGGAACGAGGCCGCGGACAGCCCCGTCGCGTACACGCTGGCGAACGGCGATGCGGACGTCCGCGGGCCGCTGTCGGTGATGGAGGAAACCGCGGCACGAAACGAGTCGTTCAACGAGTCCTTCGAGGCCGCCGACACGACCGGCGACGGCGTCCCCGACGAGAACGTGACGGCGCTGTACGACGAACTGTTCGAGGCCAACGAGGAAGGCGCACGCGACGTCCTCCACCGCACCGACGGCGGCGAGTACGATTCGGCTCGGCTGATCGTGGCCACCGACGGCGAGGCGACGTTCGCGGAGACGACCGACGAGATGCGCGCCATCGCGGCCGGGCTCGAGGACGGCGATGCCAGGGTCAGCGCCATCGCGACCGGCGATCCTATCGTCAACTACATCGTCGAACAGGACCTGTTCGACACCGTTCTCCAGAGTCTGCTGGTGACACTCGTCGCGGTCTTCCTCTTCCTGACCGCCGCCTACTGGCTGACGGGCAACAGCGCGACGCTCGGGACCGTCACCCTGTTGCCGGTCGCTTTCGCCACCAGCTGGATCCTGGGGACGATGTACCTCGTCGGGATGCCGTTCAACGTGCTGACCGGGATGATCACCAGTCTCACGATCGGCCTCGGCGTTGCCTACAGCATCCACGTCAGCGCCCGCTACACGCTCGAACTCGAGCGCCAGGGCAACGTCTGGTCGGCGCTCGATACGACGGTTACCGGCACCGGTGGCGCGTTGCTCGGCAGTGCGGCGACGACCATCGGCGGCTTCGGGACCCTCGCGTTCGCAATCCTGCCGGTGCTCCGCCAGTTCGGGATCATCACCGCGCTGACGATCACGTACGCGTTCCTGGCCAGCGTCGTCGTCCTGCCGGCGCTGCTGGTGTTCTGGACGCGGTACTTCGGGCCGGACGTCTCCTTCGACCGACGCCGGAGCCGGGACCCGACGACGGCGGCGAGCGACGGCGGGCTGGCGGTCGAGGAGGCCGACGAACGGACGGACTCCGAAGGCCCCGGCGACGGGACCGAGGACGCCGACCGGGGTGATCGACGATGA